One genomic window of Streptomyces sp. NBC_01276 includes the following:
- a CDS encoding shikimate kinase has protein sequence MGSGKSTVGGLLAERLGVPYRDTDADIVAATGREISDLFVDEGEPYFRELERRAVADALAGHTGVLALGGGAVLDEGTRALLAGLPVAYLSMDVEEAVRRVGLGAARPLLAVNPRRQWRELMDARRHLYTEVARVVVATDDRTPEEVAQAVLDALELKDV, from the coding sequence ATGGGCTCCGGCAAGTCGACGGTGGGGGGTCTGCTGGCCGAACGGCTCGGCGTCCCCTACCGGGACACCGACGCCGACATCGTCGCCGCCACGGGCCGGGAGATCTCCGACCTGTTCGTCGACGAGGGCGAGCCGTACTTCCGCGAGCTGGAGCGGCGGGCCGTCGCGGACGCCCTCGCCGGGCACACCGGAGTCCTCGCCCTCGGCGGCGGCGCCGTCCTTGACGAGGGCACCCGCGCCCTGCTCGCGGGGCTGCCCGTCGCCTACCTGTCGATGGACGTCGAGGAGGCCGTGCGCCGCGTCGGCCTCGGCGCCGCGCGCCCGCTGCTCGCCGTCAACCCGCGCCGCCAGTGGCGCGAGCTGATGGACGCCCGGCGCCACCTGTACACCGAAGTCGCGCGCGTCGTGGTGGCCACCGACGACCGCACCCCCGAAGAGGTCGCCCAGGCGGTCCTCGACGCTCTGGAGTTGAAGGACGTATGA
- the aroB gene encoding 3-dehydroquinate synthase — protein sequence MTDQVTRINVGAGAGHDAYDVLVGRQLLGELGGLIGTKAQRVAVIHPEALASTGEALRDDLAAQGYEAVAIQVPNAEEAKTVEVAAYCWKALGQSGFTRTDVIVGVGGGATTDLAGFVAATWLRGVRWIAVPTTVLAMVDAAVGGKTGINTAEGKNLVGSFHPPAGVLCDLAALDSLQVNDYVSGLAEIIKAGFIADPVILDLIEADPAAARTPDGPHTAELICRSIQVKADVVSSDLKESGLREILNYGHTLAHAIEKNERYKWRHGAAVSVGMVFAAELGRLAGRLDDATADRHREILAAVGLPLTYRGDQWPKLLQTMQVDKKSRGNLLRFIVLDGLGKPTVLEGPDPAHLIAAYGEVSA from the coding sequence ATGACAGACCAGGTGACGCGGATCAACGTCGGCGCCGGCGCCGGACACGACGCGTACGACGTGCTGGTCGGCCGGCAGCTGCTCGGCGAGCTGGGCGGCCTGATCGGCACGAAGGCCCAGCGGGTCGCGGTGATCCACCCCGAGGCGCTCGCCTCGACCGGTGAGGCGCTGCGGGACGACCTGGCGGCGCAGGGCTACGAGGCCGTCGCCATCCAGGTGCCCAACGCCGAGGAGGCCAAGACCGTCGAGGTGGCGGCGTACTGCTGGAAGGCGCTCGGCCAGTCCGGCTTCACCCGCACCGACGTGATCGTCGGCGTGGGCGGCGGCGCGACCACCGACCTCGCCGGCTTCGTGGCCGCCACCTGGCTGCGCGGCGTGCGCTGGATCGCCGTACCGACCACGGTCCTCGCGATGGTGGACGCGGCGGTCGGCGGCAAGACCGGCATCAACACCGCCGAGGGCAAGAACCTGGTGGGTTCCTTCCACCCGCCGGCCGGCGTCCTGTGCGACCTGGCCGCGCTGGACTCGCTGCAGGTCAACGACTACGTCAGTGGCCTCGCCGAGATCATCAAGGCCGGGTTCATCGCCGACCCGGTGATCCTCGACCTGATCGAGGCGGACCCGGCGGCCGCCCGCACGCCGGACGGCCCGCACACGGCCGAGCTGATCTGCCGCTCCATCCAGGTCAAGGCCGACGTGGTCTCCAGCGACCTCAAGGAGTCCGGACTCCGCGAGATCCTCAACTACGGCCACACCCTCGCGCACGCCATCGAGAAGAACGAGCGCTACAAGTGGCGCCACGGCGCCGCCGTGTCCGTCGGCATGGTCTTCGCCGCCGAGCTCGGCCGTCTCGCGGGCCGCCTCGACGACGCGACGGCCGACCGGCACCGGGAGATCCTCGCCGCGGTCGGCCTGCCGCTGACCTACCGCGGGGACCAGTGGCCCAAGCTGCTCCAGACCATGCAGGTCGACAAGAAGTCCCGCGGCAACCTGCTGCGCTTCATCGTGCTGGACGGCCTGGGCAAGCCCACCGTCCTGGAGGGCCCCGACCCGGCCCACCTGATCGCCGCGTACGGCGAGGTGTCGGCGTGA
- the aroQ gene encoding type II 3-dehydroquinate dehydratase: protein MSRKVLVLNGPNLGRLGSREPDVYGATSYAGLVESCRTLGAELGFDVEVRETNDEGELVRWLHEAADGKVPVVINPGAFTHYSYAMRDAAAQRTAPLIEVHISNPYAREEFRHTSVIAAVATGTVAGFGLGSYRLALRALAEEVTA from the coding sequence GTGAGCCGCAAGGTGCTCGTGCTCAACGGCCCGAACCTGGGCCGCCTCGGCTCCCGCGAGCCCGACGTCTACGGGGCGACCTCGTACGCCGGTCTCGTCGAGAGCTGCCGCACCCTGGGCGCGGAGCTCGGCTTCGACGTGGAGGTCCGCGAGACCAACGACGAGGGCGAGCTCGTGCGCTGGCTGCACGAGGCCGCCGACGGCAAGGTCCCGGTCGTGATCAACCCGGGCGCCTTCACGCACTACTCGTACGCCATGCGGGACGCGGCGGCTCAGCGCACCGCGCCGCTGATCGAGGTGCACATCTCCAACCCGTACGCCCGCGAGGAGTTCCGGCACACCTCCGTCATCGCGGCCGTCGCGACGGGTACCGTGGCCGGCTTCGGGCTGGGCTCCTACCGGCTGGCGCTGCGCGCGCTGGCGGAAGAGGTCACGGCCTGA
- a CDS encoding AAA family ATPase — translation MQQGVGDWGPPQGQHPAAPPPPPIPPARGWPVAPMGPVAPVPEATGHIPLPPAVAAPPVPPAPGTGGATLAVLLIGPAGAGKTTVARHWAATRPVPTAHISLDDVREWVCSGFADPQAGWNEHSEAQYRLARRTCGFAARNFLANGISCILDDAVFPDRPVVGLGGWKRHVGPGLLPVVLLPGLEIVLDRNAARSGNRRLSDEEVARIHGRMAGWYGSGLPIIDNSHLDVEGTARALDEALARASASPQGW, via the coding sequence ATGCAGCAAGGAGTGGGGGACTGGGGTCCGCCGCAGGGTCAGCACCCGGCGGCGCCCCCGCCGCCGCCGATACCCCCCGCGCGGGGGTGGCCGGTGGCCCCCATGGGCCCGGTGGCCCCGGTGCCCGAGGCCACCGGGCACATTCCGCTGCCCCCCGCCGTGGCGGCCCCGCCCGTGCCCCCCGCGCCCGGTACCGGCGGCGCCACCCTCGCCGTGCTGCTCATCGGCCCGGCGGGGGCCGGCAAGACCACCGTGGCCCGGCACTGGGCGGCGACCCGCCCCGTGCCGACCGCGCACATCAGCCTGGACGACGTCCGCGAGTGGGTCTGCTCGGGCTTCGCGGACCCGCAGGCGGGCTGGAACGAACATTCCGAGGCCCAGTACCGCCTCGCCCGCCGCACCTGCGGCTTCGCCGCCCGCAACTTCCTGGCCAACGGCATCTCCTGCATCCTCGACGACGCCGTCTTCCCCGACCGGCCCGTGGTGGGCCTGGGGGGCTGGAAGCGGCACGTGGGGCCCGGACTGCTCCCGGTCGTGCTGCTGCCCGGCCTGGAGATCGTCCTGGACCGCAATGCCGCCCGCTCCGGGAACCGGCGCCTGTCCGACGAGGAAGTGGCCCGGATCCACGGCCGGATGGCCGGCTGGTACGGCTCCGGGCTGCCGATCATCGACAACTCCCACCTGGACGTGGAAGGCACGGCCCGGGCCCTGGACGAGGCCCTGGCGCGGGCCTCGGCGAGCCCCCAGGGCTGGTAG
- a CDS encoding aminopeptidase P family protein: protein MSDVYAARRALLRDRCGAAGNSAALITRPANVRYLSGASPLGAVLLVGPAEDVLFCAAAPTGEADEGRLDEGLRLSVLPNPGADPAVAAADLAAAARAESLAVEEHHLTVGRHRALRSVAPRLRLCDLGAAVEQQRLVKDEEEIACLRIAAEIADQALGELLESILVGRTERHLALELERRLVDHGADGPAFPTSVGTGPHSGRSRHRPSDRRVEEGDFLTVCLGANYRGYRCEIGRTFVIGTTPADWQIELYDLVFAAQRAGRESLLPGAAYRDVDHAARSVLDSAGHGEALAASMGHGVGLEIDEDPQLAPTAMGKLDACVPVTVEPGVHLPGRGGVRIDDTLVVRPEADGGPELLTITTKELLAL from the coding sequence ATGTCAGACGTGTACGCGGCCCGCAGGGCCCTGCTCCGCGACCGCTGTGGCGCCGCGGGCAACTCCGCCGCACTGATCACGCGTCCGGCGAACGTCCGCTACCTCTCCGGGGCGTCCCCGCTGGGCGCCGTCCTGCTGGTCGGGCCCGCCGAAGACGTCCTGTTCTGCGCCGCCGCACCCACCGGTGAGGCGGACGAGGGGCGGCTCGACGAGGGGCTGCGGCTCTCCGTCCTGCCCAATCCCGGCGCGGACCCGGCCGTGGCCGCCGCCGACCTGGCCGCCGCCGCACGGGCCGAGTCCCTCGCCGTCGAGGAACACCACCTCACCGTCGGCCGCCACCGGGCCCTGCGCTCCGTCGCGCCCCGGCTGCGGCTCTGCGACCTGGGAGCCGCCGTCGAACAGCAGCGGCTCGTCAAGGACGAGGAGGAGATCGCCTGCCTGCGGATCGCCGCCGAGATCGCCGACCAGGCCCTCGGAGAGCTGCTGGAGTCGATCCTCGTCGGCCGTACCGAACGCCACCTCGCCCTGGAGCTGGAACGCCGGCTCGTGGACCACGGCGCCGACGGTCCGGCCTTCCCGACCTCCGTCGGCACCGGCCCGCACTCCGGCCGCTCGCGGCACCGGCCCTCCGACCGGCGGGTGGAGGAGGGCGACTTCCTCACGGTCTGCCTCGGCGCGAACTACCGGGGCTACCGCTGCGAGATCGGCCGGACCTTCGTGATCGGCACCACTCCCGCCGACTGGCAGATCGAGCTGTACGACCTCGTCTTCGCCGCCCAGCGGGCCGGCCGGGAGTCGCTCCTCCCGGGCGCCGCGTACCGCGACGTGGACCACGCGGCACGGTCCGTACTGGACTCCGCGGGGCACGGTGAAGCCCTCGCGGCATCGATGGGACACGGGGTGGGCCTCGAAATCGACGAGGACCCGCAGCTTGCACCTACGGCAATGGGTAAACTGGACGCTTGCGTGCCGGTCACCGTCGAACCGGGGGTTCACCTCCCGGGCCGGGGAGGTGTCCGGATCGATGACACGCTCGTCGTACGCCCCGAGGCGGACGGCGGTCCAGAGCTACTCACCATTACGACCAAGGAGCTGCTCGCGCTCTAG
- the efp gene encoding elongation factor P: MASTNDLKNGMVLKLDGGQLWSVVEFQHVKPGKGPAFVRTKLKSVMSGKVVDKTFNAGTKVETATIDRRDMQFSYMDGDYFVFMDMSTYDQLMVDRKAVGDAANFLIEGFTASVAQHEGEVLYVELPAAVELVIEHTDPGVQGDRSTGGTKPARLETGYEIQVPLFVTTGEKVKVDTRTSDYLGRVNS, translated from the coding sequence GTGGCTTCCACGAACGACCTCAAGAACGGCATGGTGCTGAAGCTCGACGGGGGCCAGCTCTGGTCCGTCGTCGAGTTCCAGCACGTCAAGCCCGGCAAGGGCCCGGCCTTCGTGCGTACCAAGCTGAAGAGCGTGATGTCCGGCAAGGTCGTCGACAAGACGTTCAACGCCGGCACCAAGGTCGAGACGGCCACCATCGACCGCCGCGACATGCAGTTCTCGTACATGGACGGCGACTACTTCGTCTTCATGGACATGAGCACCTACGACCAGCTCATGGTCGACCGCAAGGCCGTCGGCGACGCCGCCAACTTCCTCATCGAGGGCTTCACCGCCTCCGTGGCCCAGCACGAGGGCGAGGTGCTCTACGTCGAGCTCCCGGCCGCCGTCGAGCTGGTCATCGAGCACACCGACCCGGGCGTCCAGGGCGACCGCTCCACCGGTGGCACCAAGCCGGCGCGCCTGGAGACCGGCTACGAGATCCAGGTCCCGCTCTTCGTGACCACGGGCGAGAAGGTCAAGGTCGACACCCGCACCAGCGACTACCTCGGCCGGGTGAACAGCTAA
- the nusB gene encoding transcription antitermination factor NusB — protein MAARSNARKRAFQILFEADQRGVPVREVLADWIRHARSDDRQPPVSAFTMDLVEGYADKVNRIDDLIVTYAVDWELDRMPVVDRNILRLGAYELIWVDETPDAVAIDEAVQLAKEFSTDDSPAFVNGLLGRFKDLKPNLRRSES, from the coding sequence GTGGCCGCCCGGAGCAACGCGCGCAAGCGCGCCTTCCAGATCCTGTTCGAGGCCGACCAGCGCGGGGTGCCCGTGCGCGAGGTCCTCGCGGACTGGATCCGCCACGCGAGGTCGGACGACCGGCAGCCGCCGGTCAGCGCCTTCACGATGGACCTCGTCGAGGGCTACGCCGACAAGGTGAACCGCATCGACGACCTGATCGTCACCTACGCCGTGGACTGGGAGCTCGACCGCATGCCGGTCGTCGACCGGAACATCCTGCGGCTGGGCGCCTACGAGCTGATCTGGGTCGACGAGACCCCGGACGCCGTGGCGATCGACGAGGCCGTCCAGCTGGCCAAGGAGTTCTCGACGGACGACTCGCCGGCGTTCGTGAACGGCCTCCTCGGCCGGTTCAAGGACCTGAAGCCGAACCTGCGTCGCAGCGAGAGCTGA
- the bldD gene encoding transcriptional regulator BldD has translation MSSEYAKQLGAKLRAIRTQQGLSLHGVEEKSQGRWKAVVVGSYERGDRAVTVQRLAELADFYGVPVQELLPGTTPGGAAEPPPKLRLDLERLAGVPAEKAGPLQRYAATIQSQRGDYNGKVLSIRQDDLRTLAVIYDQSPSVLTEQLISWGVLDADARRAVAHEDI, from the coding sequence ATGTCCAGCGAATACGCCAAACAGCTCGGGGCCAAGCTCCGCGCCATCCGCACCCAGCAGGGCCTCTCCCTCCACGGTGTCGAGGAGAAGTCCCAGGGCCGGTGGAAGGCCGTGGTGGTCGGCTCCTACGAGCGCGGGGACCGCGCCGTGACCGTCCAGCGCCTCGCCGAGCTGGCGGACTTCTACGGGGTTCCGGTGCAGGAACTGCTGCCGGGCACGACCCCCGGCGGAGCGGCCGAGCCGCCGCCGAAGCTGCGCCTCGACCTGGAGCGCCTGGCGGGCGTCCCCGCCGAGAAGGCCGGCCCCCTCCAGCGCTACGCGGCGACCATCCAGAGCCAGCGCGGCGACTACAACGGCAAGGTGCTGTCGATCCGCCAGGACGACCTGCGCACCCTGGCCGTCATCTACGACCAGTCCCCCTCGGTCCTGACCGAGCAGCTGATCAGCTGGGGCGTCCTCGACGCCGACGCGCGGCGCGCGGTGGCCCACGAGGACATCTAG
- the pyrR gene encoding bifunctional pyr operon transcriptional regulator/uracil phosphoribosyltransferase PyrR, with product MDSQTSQISEDGGRNAGEAMRPVLEAQDIARVLTRIAHEIVERAKGADDVVLLGIPTRGVFLADRLAAKLEEITGTKIPVGSLDITMYRDDLRLKPARAIGRTEIPGDGIDGRLVVLVDDVLFSGRTIRAALDALGDIGRPRAVQLAVLVDRGHRELPIRADYVGKNLPTSLRETVKVQLQEEDGRDAVLLGQRTDQASGQ from the coding sequence ATGGACAGCCAGACTTCTCAGATTTCTGAAGACGGCGGTCGGAACGCCGGCGAAGCAATGCGCCCCGTGCTGGAGGCGCAGGACATCGCCCGGGTCCTGACCCGCATCGCCCACGAGATCGTCGAACGCGCCAAGGGCGCCGACGACGTGGTGCTCCTCGGCATTCCCACCCGCGGCGTGTTCCTCGCCGACCGGCTGGCGGCCAAGCTCGAAGAGATCACCGGCACGAAGATCCCGGTCGGCTCCCTCGACATCACCATGTACCGCGACGACCTGCGCCTGAAGCCCGCACGGGCGATCGGCCGCACGGAGATCCCCGGCGACGGCATCGACGGCCGCCTCGTGGTCCTCGTCGACGACGTGCTCTTCTCCGGCCGCACCATCCGCGCCGCCCTCGACGCCCTCGGCGACATCGGCCGGCCCCGCGCCGTACAGCTCGCGGTCCTCGTCGACCGCGGCCACCGGGAACTCCCGATCCGCGCCGACTACGTCGGCAAGAACCTCCCCACGTCGCTGCGGGAGACCGTCAAGGTCCAGCTCCAGGAGGAGGACGGCCGCGACGCCGTGCTGCTCGGCCAGCGGACCGACCAGGCCTCCGGGCAGTAG
- a CDS encoding aspartate carbamoyltransferase catalytic subunit, which produces MKRHLISAADLTRDDAVLILDTAEEMARVADRPIKKLPTLRGRTICNLFFEDSTRTRISFEAAEKRLSADVINFAAKGSSVSKGESLKDTAQTLEAMGVDAVVIRHHASGAPYRLATSGWIDAPVINAGDGTHQHPTQALLDAFTMRRRLVGRDAGLGKGLDGRRITIVGDVLHSRVARSNVDLLHTLGAEVTLVAPPTLVPVGVETWPCEISYSLDEVLPKSDAVMMLRVQRERMNAAFFPTEREYSRRYGLDAARMARMPEDAIVMHPGPMVRGMEITAEVADSDRCTVVEQVANGVSIRMAVLYLLLGGSEPAVTTTAAPRTEETK; this is translated from the coding sequence ATGAAGCGCCACCTCATCTCGGCCGCCGACCTCACGCGCGACGACGCCGTCCTCATCCTCGACACCGCCGAGGAGATGGCCCGCGTCGCGGACCGGCCGATAAAGAAGCTGCCCACCCTCCGCGGCCGCACCATCTGCAACCTCTTCTTCGAGGACTCCACCCGCACCCGGATCTCCTTCGAAGCCGCCGAGAAGCGCCTGTCCGCCGACGTGATCAACTTCGCGGCCAAGGGCTCCAGCGTCTCCAAGGGCGAGTCCCTCAAGGACACGGCCCAGACCCTGGAGGCCATGGGCGTCGACGCGGTCGTCATCCGCCACCACGCCTCCGGCGCCCCCTACCGCCTCGCCACCTCCGGCTGGATCGACGCCCCCGTCATCAACGCGGGCGACGGCACCCACCAGCACCCCACCCAGGCCCTGCTCGACGCCTTCACCATGCGCCGCCGCCTGGTCGGCCGGGACGCCGGACTCGGCAAGGGCCTCGACGGCCGCCGGATCACCATCGTCGGCGACGTCTTGCACAGCCGCGTGGCCCGTTCCAACGTGGACCTGCTGCACACCCTCGGCGCCGAGGTCACCCTGGTGGCCCCGCCCACCCTGGTGCCCGTCGGCGTCGAGACCTGGCCCTGCGAGATCTCGTACAGCCTCGACGAGGTGCTGCCGAAGTCCGACGCGGTCATGATGCTGCGTGTGCAGCGCGAGCGGATGAACGCCGCCTTCTTCCCGACCGAGCGCGAGTACTCGCGCCGCTACGGCCTGGACGCCGCCCGGATGGCGCGGATGCCCGAGGACGCCATCGTGATGCACCCCGGCCCGATGGTCCGTGGCATGGAGATCACCGCCGAGGTCGCCGACTCCGACCGCTGCACGGTCGTCGAGCAGGTCGCCAACGGCGTCTCCATCCGCATGGCCGTCCTGTACCTGCTGCTCGGAGGATCCGAGCCCGCCGTCACCACCACCGCAGCCCCGCGCACCGAGGAGACCAAGTAA
- a CDS encoding dihydroorotase, producing MSKILIRGAKVLGGEAQDVLIDGETIAEVGSGLSAEGATVIEAEGRTLLPGLVDLHTHLREPGREDSETVLTGTRAAASGGYTAVFAMANTFPVADTAGVVEQVWRLGKESGYCDVQPIGAVTVGLEGKKLSELGAMHESAARVTVFSDDGKCVDDAVIMRRALEYVKAFGGVVAQHAQEPRLTEGAQMNEGVVSAELGLGGWPAVAEESIIARDVLLAEHVGSRVHICHLSTAGSVEIVRWAKSRGIDVTAEVTPHHLLLTDELVRSYNPVYKVNPPLRTERDVMALREALADGTIDIVATDHAPHPHEDKDCEWAAAAMGMVGLETALSVVQQTMVETGLLDWAGVADRMSAAPARIGGLSGHGRPVSAGEPANLTLVDTSYRGAVDPAHFASRSRNTPYEGRELPGRVTHTFLRGRATVVDGKLA from the coding sequence ATGAGCAAGATCCTTATTCGTGGCGCGAAGGTGCTCGGTGGCGAGGCGCAGGACGTCCTGATCGACGGCGAGACCATCGCGGAGGTCGGCAGCGGCCTGTCCGCCGAGGGCGCGACCGTCATCGAGGCGGAGGGCCGGACCCTGCTCCCGGGCCTCGTCGACCTGCACACGCACCTGCGCGAGCCCGGCCGCGAGGACTCCGAGACCGTCCTGACCGGCACCCGCGCCGCCGCCTCCGGCGGCTACACCGCCGTCTTCGCCATGGCCAACACCTTCCCGGTCGCCGACACCGCCGGCGTCGTCGAGCAGGTCTGGCGCCTGGGCAAGGAGTCCGGCTACTGCGACGTGCAGCCCATCGGCGCCGTCACGGTCGGCCTGGAGGGCAAGAAGCTCTCCGAGCTGGGCGCCATGCACGAGTCCGCCGCCCGCGTCACCGTCTTCTCCGACGACGGCAAGTGCGTGGACGACGCCGTGATCATGCGCCGTGCCCTGGAGTACGTGAAGGCCTTCGGCGGCGTCGTCGCCCAGCACGCCCAGGAGCCCCGCCTCACCGAGGGCGCCCAGATGAACGAGGGCGTCGTCTCCGCCGAGCTCGGCCTCGGCGGCTGGCCCGCCGTCGCCGAGGAGTCGATCATCGCCCGCGACGTCCTCCTCGCCGAGCACGTCGGTTCCCGGGTGCACATCTGCCACCTCTCCACCGCCGGCTCCGTCGAGATCGTCCGCTGGGCCAAGTCCCGCGGCATCGACGTCACCGCCGAGGTCACCCCGCACCACCTGCTCCTCACCGACGAGCTCGTCCGCTCGTACAACCCGGTCTACAAGGTCAACCCGCCGCTGCGCACCGAGCGCGACGTGATGGCCCTGCGCGAGGCGCTCGCCGACGGCACGATCGACATCGTCGCCACCGACCACGCCCCGCACCCGCACGAGGACAAGGACTGCGAGTGGGCCGCCGCCGCCATGGGCATGGTCGGCCTGGAGACCGCGCTCTCCGTCGTCCAGCAGACGATGGTGGAGACGGGCCTGCTCGACTGGGCGGGCGTCGCCGACCGGATGTCCGCCGCGCCGGCGCGCATCGGCGGGCTCTCCGGCCACGGCCGTCCCGTCTCGGCAGGTGAACCCGCCAACCTGACGCTGGTCGATACCTCGTACCGTGGTGCTGTGGACCCCGCACACTTCGCCTCCCGCAGCCGCAACACGCCTTACGAGGGCCGTGAGCTGCCGGGTCGCGTCACTCACACCTTCCTGCGGGGCCGGGCAACGGTCGTGGACGGGAAACTGGCGTGA
- the carA gene encoding glutamine-hydrolyzing carbamoyl-phosphate synthase small subunit — MTTSTRGAAKAPAVLVLEDGRIFRGRAYGAVGETFGEAVFSTGMTGYQETLTDPSYHRQVVVMTAPHVGNTGVNDEDPESSRIWVSGYVVRDPARVPSNWRAQRSLDEELVKQGVVGISGVDTRALTRHLRERGAMRVGIFSGDAVADDAALLARVLEAPQMKGANLSAEVATKEAYVVPAIGEKKFTVAAVDLGIKGMTPHRMAERGIEVHVLPATSTVEDVYAVSPDGVFFSNGPGDPATADHAVSVMQGVLERKTPLFGICFGNQILGRSLGFGTYKLKYGHRGINQPVQDRTTGKVEITAHNHGFAVDAPLDKVSETPYGRAEVSHVCLNDNVVEGLQLLDQPAFSVQYHPEAAAGPHDAAYLFDRFVSLMEAERA; from the coding sequence ATGACGACCTCCACCAGGGGAGCAGCCAAAGCTCCCGCCGTACTCGTCCTGGAGGACGGTCGGATCTTCCGCGGCCGCGCCTACGGCGCTGTGGGGGAGACCTTCGGCGAGGCCGTGTTCTCCACGGGCATGACCGGCTACCAGGAGACCCTCACCGACCCGTCGTACCACCGGCAGGTCGTCGTGATGACCGCCCCGCACGTGGGCAACACCGGCGTCAACGACGAGGACCCCGAGTCCTCCCGCATCTGGGTGTCCGGCTACGTGGTCCGCGACCCCGCCCGCGTCCCCTCCAACTGGCGCGCGCAGCGCTCGCTGGACGAGGAGCTGGTCAAGCAGGGCGTCGTCGGGATCTCCGGCGTCGACACCCGCGCCCTGACCCGCCACCTGCGCGAGCGCGGCGCCATGCGCGTCGGCATCTTCTCCGGCGACGCGGTCGCCGACGACGCCGCGCTGCTGGCGCGCGTCCTGGAAGCCCCCCAGATGAAGGGTGCGAACCTCTCCGCGGAGGTCGCCACCAAGGAGGCCTACGTCGTCCCCGCCATCGGTGAGAAGAAGTTCACCGTGGCCGCCGTCGACCTCGGCATCAAGGGCATGACCCCGCACCGGATGGCCGAGCGCGGCATCGAGGTGCACGTGCTGCCCGCCACCTCCACCGTCGAGGACGTCTACGCGGTCTCCCCGGACGGCGTGTTCTTCTCCAACGGCCCCGGCGACCCGGCCACCGCCGACCACGCGGTCTCCGTCATGCAGGGCGTGCTGGAGCGCAAGACCCCGCTCTTCGGCATCTGCTTCGGCAACCAGATCCTCGGCCGCTCGCTGGGCTTCGGCACCTACAAGCTGAAGTACGGCCACCGCGGCATCAACCAGCCGGTCCAGGACCGCACCACCGGCAAGGTCGAGATCACCGCGCACAACCACGGCTTCGCCGTCGACGCGCCCCTCGACAAGGTCTCCGAGACCCCCTACGGCCGCGCCGAGGTCTCGCACGTCTGCCTGAACGACAACGTCGTGGAAGGCCTCCAGCTGCTCGACCAGCCGGCCTTCTCCGTCCAGTACCACCCCGAGGCGGCCGCCGGCCCGCACGACGCCGCGTACCTCTTCGACCGCTTCGTATCCCTGATGGAGGCCGAGCGTGCCTAA